In one Lolium rigidum isolate FL_2022 chromosome 3, APGP_CSIRO_Lrig_0.1, whole genome shotgun sequence genomic region, the following are encoded:
- the LOC124700586 gene encoding uncharacterized protein LOC124700586, whose product MAVASFTWPFRRRSRSGDGPSKPAAPSAAEEEEELGVTPQLLDFLRTLSPDAFKSSALQLPAEAAGGELSYWQQRHDVLVLARAKELATIRYDLWPRHMKDEQFWTLYFLLSRSYILPYELRPIQKEKVRRMETENSKPTNAITVEVEMQESKCSRESETLTDDSENHDA is encoded by the exons ATGGCCGTCGCCTCTTTCACGTGGCCGTTCCGCCGCCGGAGCAGAAGCGGAGACGGCCCAAGCAAACCCGCCGCCCCctccgccgccgaggaggaggaggagctcggcgTGACGCCGCAGCTCCTCGACTTCCTCCGGACGCTTTCCCCCGACGCCTTCAAGTCGTCCGCCCTCCAGCTCC ccgcggaggcggcgggcggcgagcTCTCGTACTGGCAGCAGCGGCACGACGTCCTCGTGCTCGCCAGAGCCAAG GAACTCGCCACGATCCGGTATGACCTGTGGCCCCGCCACATGAAGGATGAGCAGTTCTGGACATTATACTTCCTGCTCTCCAGGAGCTACATCTTACC GTACGAGCTACGTCCCATACAAAAAGAAAAGGTAAGAAGGATGGAGACAGAAAACAGTAAGCCCACAAATGCGATTACTGTTGAGGTGGAGATGCAAGAATCGAAGTGCAGTAGAGAATCTGAAACGTTAACAGATGATTCAGAAAATCATGATGCTTAG
- the LOC124697212 gene encoding zinc finger protein VAR3, chloroplastic-like, with amino-acid sequence MSLQRYFAKILRCATTLFSFLNPLNPNPSIHSPLCSPLTPPPCSSEESHTRPSAMASSKLLTTAMSASFRRFYRLASSPLLPPASRRLPGPFLSARFCSAAAAATADTKTAPEALDVAYSAVAAVSTGHPWPEWGDFLEKLRAKGYFERPPPPGSDAAKGAAGDGEVATADAYVVRDQNRVKNACLKFARERFDLLSSLPKQDIQAIVECGCPNIFRKAVCSAKRLREFVQVDESDACSVCKLRGSCDKAYVIPNAEEAARTVDVVRVLLTYAIDPTSLSGENPVAGGVQESARKLLSDLTMLCDTTIDPSLPEPVFQTSSKKESSTKVGRGTQSHAKSRVSAGNGRETAVTEMKKGDWLCPNCNFLNFARNRQCLECKEAGPKKIEADTTEMKMGDWICPQCNFMNFSRNKMCFKCEGHRPKRQLNPGEWECPSCDFVNFRRNQECKKCSHDRPEDDTQDSKLGYDVWRNTKGADSGRSFDAHEDDDGDEEVMQTERKHVPSRRASPAQRGYAGNSRKGDDGDDALPYERERRHVSSRREAPARKGFRKDDDDVEFDVLPFDGERKHVSSRRAGPARREFREDDGSEDDVLPYEGERRHVASKRASPSPRRFTASRGR; translated from the exons ATGTCCTTGCAACGATACTTCGCGAAAATCCTGCGATG TGCAACAACGCTGTTCTCGTTCCTAAACCCTTTAAACCCTAATCCTTCTATCCATTCCCCTCTCTGCTCTCCTCTCACCCCGCCTCCATGCTCATCTGAGGAATCCCATACACGCCCATCTGCCATGGCCTCCTCCAAGCTCCTAACCACCGCCATGAGCGCCTCCTTCCGGCGCTTCTACCGCCTCGCCTCCTCGCCCCTCCTGCCCCCCGCCTCCCGCCGCCTCCCGGGGCCATTCCTCTCCGCACGTttctgctccgccgccgccgccgccaccgccgacaccAAAACCgcccccgaagcgctggatgtcgcCTACTCTGCCGTCGCCGCCGTGTCCACGGGCCACCCGTGGCCGGAGTGGGGCGACTTCCTCGAGAAGCTCCGGGCCAAGGGGTACTTCGAGCGCCCCCCTCCCCCCGGCTCGGATGCTGCCAAGGgcgccgctggagatggagaGGTGGCCACGGCCGACGCTTACGTCGTAAGGGACCAGAACAGGGTGAAGAACGCGTGCCTCAAGTTCGCGCGCGAGCGCTTCGATCTTCTCAG CTCTCTTCCAAAGCAGGATATTCAAGCTATTGTTGAGTGTGGATGTCCCAATATCTTCCGAAAGGCTGTCTGTTCTGCAAAAAGGCTGAGAGAATTTGTGCAGGTTGACGAAAGCGAT GCATGCAGCGTTTGCAAATTACGTGGATCTTGTGATAAAGCCTATGTCATTCCAAATGCTGAGGAAGCTGCTCGGACCGTTGATGTTGTGCGCGTACTCCTAACTTATGCAATAGATCCGACCAGCCTTTCAGGAGAAAATCCTGTTGCCGGGGGTGTGCAAGAATCTGCAAGAAAGCTTCTCTCGGATCTTACAATGCTTTGTGACACGACAATTGATCCTTCTCTTCCTGAACCTGTATTTCAAACTTCTAGCAAGAAGGAGTCATCGACCAAGGTTGGCAGGGGCACACAATCACATGCAAAGTCTAGGGTATCAGCTGGAAATGGTAGAGAAACAGCTGTGACTGAAATGAAGAAGGGTGATTGGCTGTGCCCAAA ctgcaacttcttaaATTTTGCTCGGAATCGACAATGTCTCGAATGCAAAGAAGCTGGACCAAAGAAGATTGAAGCAGACACCACTGAAATGAAAATGGGAGATTGGATCTGTCCACA GTGCAACTTTATGAACTTCTCTCGCAACAAGATGTGTTTTAAATGTGAAGGGCATCGGCCAAAGAGGCAGCTCAACCCTGGAGAGTGGGAATGCCCCTC ATGTGACTTTGTGAACTTCCGTCGCAACCAGGAGTGCAAGAAGTGCAGCCACGACCGCCCTGAAGATGATACCCAGGATAGTAAGCTTGGGTATGATGTATGGAGAAACACCAAGGGAGCTGACAGTGGCAGAAGTTTCGACGCTCATGAAGATGACGATGGCGACGAAGAGGTGATGCAAACAGAGCGCAAGCATGTACCGAGTAGAAGGGCGTCACCGGCCCAGAGGGGGTACGCTGGCAATAGCAGGAAGGGTGATGATGGAGACGACGCCTTGCCATATGAAAGGGAGCGCAGGCATGTATCAAGCAGAAGGGAGGCACCAGCCCGCAAGGGATTCAGGAAAGATGACGATGATGTCGAATTCGATGTCTTGCCATTCGACGGGGAGCGCAAGCATGTATCAAGCAGAAGGGCTGGACCAGCTCGGAGGGAATTCAGAGAGGATGATGGCAGCGAAGACGATGTCTTGCCATACGAAGGGGAGCGTAGGCATGTAGCGAGCAAGAGGGCGAGTCCATCTCCAAGGAGATTCACTGCTTCTAGAGGCCGTTGA